In Vigna angularis cultivar LongXiaoDou No.4 chromosome 8, ASM1680809v1, whole genome shotgun sequence, one DNA window encodes the following:
- the LOC128193566 gene encoding uncharacterized protein LOC128193566 → MAALKITLTPPLEAENALETSLREAFESQITSLRPPFSLAIPSPDQYTLLNRAILHGVLTEPQFAKTHIKHLHAIVTDGYATFVTLLLGLVNHLYPKLLASVKTQLLWLTDQTVCVLGIGYDAVLISLLRQIVGADCSDGNLRLCSKLVTLFLEHWGRLLEDSPHVLSFALYTFLRVLTDHCRGGSVEKSETLKRLEIHLCVKIMREEFHLCLKIGRDFIRLLQDLVHVPEFRAMLKDIVFNPCVFNVVGFQFKDVAQIYSTRTSSRYSLLRINPDMETQLRFLLTSIKLGHQKRHQVWFAKKFLNEPDKEFVIIDIVRFICCAHHPPNEIIQSDIVPRWALIGWLLTSCRRNDVVANVKLALFYDWLFFDERVDTIMNIEPAVLLMVHSIPKYVDITHALLEFLLHLVDSYDVERKSVLVKGVSSAFQLLVRKGVIRSLDVLISCPALHPALKERLKRLLACGKLESS, encoded by the coding sequence ATGGCGGCGTTGAAGATAACACTGACTCCACCTTTGGAAGCAGAAAACGCATTAGAAACGTCGCTGAGGGAAGCTTTTGAGTCTCAGATAACATCTCTGAGACCCCCTTTCTCCTTAGCCATTCCAAGCCCCGACCAATACACCCTCCTCAACCGTGCCATCCTTCACGGCGTTTTAACGGAACCCCAATTCGCCAAAACCCACATCAAACACTTGCACGCCATCGTCACCGACGGCTACGCCACCTTCGTCACCCTCCTCCTCGGCCTCGTCAACCACCTCTACCCCAAACTCCTCGCATCCGTCAAAACGCAGCTACTCTGGCTCACTGATCAAACGGTGTGCGTTTTGGGTATCGGCTACGACGCCGTTTTGATCTCCCTTTTGCGCCAAATCGTCGGCGCCGATTGCAGCGATGGAAACTTGCGGCTCTGCTCCAAGTTGGTCACCCTCTTTCTGGAACACTGGGGCCGCTTATTAGAAGACTCGCCCCACGTTTTGTCGTTCGCGTTGTACACGTTTCTTAGGGTTTTAACAGATCATTGTAGGGGTGGTAGCGTTGAAAAGTCGGAGACTTTGAAGCGGTTGGAGATTCATCTGTGCGTGAAGATAATGAGAGAGGAGTTTCACTTGTGTTTGAAAATTGGGAGGGATTTTATTCGCTTGTTGCAGGATTTGGTTCATGTTCCCGAGTTTAGGGCTATGTTGAAAGACATTGTGTTTAATCCGTGTGTGTTTAATGTTGTGGGGTTTCAGTTTAAGGATGTTGCTCAGATTTACTCCACCAGGACTTCCAGCAGGTATTCTCTGCTGAGGATCAATCCTGACATGGAGACCCAATTGAGGTTTTTGCTTACAAGCATAAAGTTGGGGCATCAGAAGAGGCATCAGGTTTggtttgctaagaagtttttgaATGAGCCTGATAAAGAGTTTGTTATAATTGATATTGTGAGGTTCATATGCTGTGCGCACCACCCTCCAAATGAGATCATTCAGTCTGATATCGTTCCTAGGTGGGCGCTTATTGGTTGGCTTTTGACCTCTTGTAGGAGGAATGATGTTGTGGCTAATGTGAAACTGGCTTTGTTTTATGACTGGCTCTTTTTCGATGAAAGGGTGGATACCATTATGAACATTGAGCCTGCGGTTCTGCTCATGGTGCATTCTATTCCAAAGTATGTTGACATTACTCATGCTCTTCTTGAGTTCTTATTGCATCTTGTGGATAGTTATGATGTAGAAAGGAAGAGTGTCTTGGTTAAAGGTGTGTCATCGGCTTTTCAGTTGCTTGTGCGCAAAGGTGTCATTCGGTCACTTGATGTCTTGATTTCTTGTCCTGCTCTTCACCCTGCTTTGAAAGAGAGGCTGAAAAGGTTATTAGCATGTGGAAAGCTTGAAAGCTCTTGA
- the LOC108344577 gene encoding uncharacterized protein LOC108344577, translating into MCRAFSLSLKDEALEWYNTLPPNTVDCFAIVENLFQRQYASNCNQEVTLAELVNTKQEKGETLKAFMKRYMETARRVKEVSQSFIITNLPSCLKPGYFVEKLYARPPKTMEELQERVAEFIRMEDMRISQRKRQQEAEARGGRKDGKRPFDNNGKSGEFSRTFKFNHYTTLNTPRAKVLEEALNAELLTLQTKPSPRYADERKSCHFHQNRGHTTKECITLKNEIERLIRAGHLRKYIQEARRSPERAYRKNERRRDYRSPSRHCKRSIRGIIN; encoded by the coding sequence ATGTGTAGAGCCTTCTCCTTATCACTCAAGGACGAAGCATTAGAGTGGTATAACACTCTTCCCCCAAacacagtggattgcttcgccATTGTGGAAAACCTTTTTCAAAGGCAATACGCCTCCAATTGTAATCAGGAAGTAACGCTAGCGGAATTGGTAAATACTAAACAGGAAAAGggagaaactttgaaggcctttatgaaaaggtatatGGAAACTGCACGACGAGTTAAAGAGGTAAGTCAATCTTTTATCATCACCAATTTGCCTTCTTGTCTAAAACCAGGgtattttgttgaaaaattgTATGCACGACCGCCAAAAACAATGGAGGAGCTCCAAGAACGAGTAGCTGAATTCATCCGCATGGAGGATATGCGAATCTCACAAAGAAAGCGACAACAAGAAGCTGAGGCAAGGGGAGGTAGAAAGGACGGTAAACGACCGTTCGACAATAATGGTAAAAGCGGGGAGTTTTCCcgaacatttaaatttaatcactaTACAACCCTCAACACACCTAGGGCAAAAGTTCTTGAAGAAGCTCTAAACGCTGAACTTCTCACACTCCAAACGAAACCATCTCCAAGATACGCAGATGAAAGGAAGAGCTGTCATTTCCATCAGAATCGTGGGCATACTACAAAAGAATGCATTACGCTGAAAAACGAAATAGAACGTCTTATTCGGGCAGGACACCTCCGTAAGTACATACAAGAAGCAAGAAGAAGTCCCGAACGAGCGTATCGGAAGAACGAACGAAGGCGAGACTATCGCAGTCCCAGTCGTCATTGTAAACGATCGATTCGTGGAATTATAAACTGA